The genomic region TCACAGAGCTCAGGGTGGCCACACACAGcgacatctttgttctggtctccgGCATCACTGATCGCATCATAAACAcgttactaccaaagcagagtccctgattggttaacgcgccgcgaatttacgccaaagttcagatttttcaactcgggcgtttgggcgtcagacgctcaattcgcgcgtcagccgcgtgaacgctcaattcgcgccgcgcCATTCGCGCGTCAACGGCCGATTCGCGCCGCGCTAGACGCTTGATTCGGGCCGCAGGACCTCTAGACGCgcgtttgcattgacttaacatgtaagtcAGACGCCtcagacgccccagacgcgttcggtgtgaacgcagcattagtgGTGTTTATTTGAGAGCATGAAATGCAATGTAGGTTTAGTAATAAAACTAAACTTTTGTTTGGACAATTCAAGTCAGGGTGTAAAGATATAGTATATAGCGGTGGTGTGCGCGGTCCATATAAGCTGCAAATACTCTGAATACCCAAGCCATTCGTAGACAAatagatatttggaagaatgtttgtaaccgaacagatctcaccccccattgactgccatagtagggaaaaaaaatactacaaatactacaaacattcttccaaatatcttccattgtgtacagcagaacaaagaaatttatacgggtttggaacaacttgaggcagagtaaataatgaccgaattttttgggtgaactattcctttaacactCTAAATCCCCTTGTTTGGGGCGTTCCGTAAAGCCTACATGATAAAATGTTGGTATTGCATGTGTAACTGTCTGTATTTTATGTAGTTCCCAAACAactgtaattttctttaaatctgCCAGTTACGTTGTAAATTATTCACCTCTAAAATCCTCATCACCTCTAGTCATATCACACTGACTTTACTGTAAGTCATGTAGTTCTTCCATACTATTTTTTCATTACATATTCGTGTTTTTGTTTAAATGGGGATGAGAAATTGAAAATTATTCCTTCATATGCTGAGATGAGGTGATGTGTTGTTATGTCTTATATTAGGATGGCCATACAAGTGATTTTGTTTCTGACACTTACTGGACTGTGCGTCGCTGATTCCAAAGGTAGGTTTAGAATAATAGAAGTAAAAATGAAAGGATTTAAAAATCTGTAACCATTGTGTATCGTTACATATCTATcagattaatttattaaaattataggCTGAAATATGGTAATTGAAAacttatttctattttatttgtattgctTTGAACCTGTCttatgcttttctttttttatcgaTTTCATATCATATTGAACAGGGAATCTTGCTCTTAATGCCAAGGCTATGCAGTCCTCCTTAGGCCACGCACTGGGAGATGCTCAACATGCAGTAGATGGAAACAGAGACTCTGATTACTTTAAGAGCTCATGCACTCACACTAAAACTGAATTTAATCCATGGTGGAGAGTTGACCTTGGAAATATCTACAGTGTAAGCAACGTTACCATCACTAATCGTGGAGACTGTTGCAAAGAGCGGCTTAGAGGAGCTCAGATTCGTGTTGGTAACAGTCTGGACAACAACGGAAACGACAATGAgctgtaagaaatgtttcaaTTGTTCTGTCATCTTCCCATGTTTATGAAGTTCAATCTGGTTTAATAAAACAGGAGGCAAAATTGAACCTCCTCCACAAACTAACCACTCAGAGAGCCACAGCCATGGAGATGTACTTTACTTGAACATATTTTATCCAGACTGTGATTAGACATTTGTAAGTTTAGACCATTGTTTCTTGTAGCAATGCATTATAAAACATGAACAATAATTTGTATTGTGAAGAGTGCTGTACAAAATCATTTGATTTCAATAGAGTTGAATTGAATTTGTTAGATGTACATTGTGTTGCGAGGCCTCTGGTTTTCATTTTAACACTGTTCTTTATGTATTTGCAGCGTTGCAACTCTTCTCACTGTTCTTGATGGCAcacaaacattttcatttgagCCTGTTAATGGCCGATATGTCAACATTTATTTACCTGGGAATGATGAAGTCCTTACTCTGTGTGAAGTTGAGGTGTCTGCAGGTAAGGGACAGAGAGAGAAGAAAACTCTGTCATAGAATTTGTTTATGTACTTATTAATGTGTGTTTAACttattattttaacagtaaaggaCACACCCTCTTACGTTTGTAATCCAAGTGAGTGTTTTTCTTTACTTTGAATTTTGtcagtaacacacacacacacatacatataaatacatgATACATTATCAATATGACACGGTCAACTCTCaaagttacaaataaataagaaataacaactacattctcatcaaaaaaaaaaaaaaaaaaaaaaaaaaaacttaaaactacagttcatAGTGCAAGAAATGTAGTATTTGCAAAAATTACACTGGATTTGTTCCATGACAGTTGCTTTAActggagtgatacaaacggtgaaaattcatgcctcattcattcattcaaaaaggTAAGAGTGCTATTATCACTAAAATAtaactgttgtgtgtgtgtgtgtgtgtgtgtgtgtgtgtgacacgtcctgatattgctgagttaggtgcgttcctgggtcaacatattttgttgatcatggaacaacattctagtctgaaaatgtagtcttaaccctattcctaaccctaaacctaaccctacccataagttatcccaaaaatcagagggaaatgatagatgaacaacactgatgtagaagcaccaaatCATGATTTTaaacctaaacttgacataatctgtaaacgtgtccctcaaatctgattggttgatttgaatgttgttccaggatcaacaaaaatgttgacccaggaacatgttgaactcagcaatatcaggttatgcgcGGTGGAAATACCAGAAACCAGAAAGACCGGCTTCAGAAACCCGGATAAGCCTGTAATACAACAGTACTATTGATGACAGTTATTATCTAGAAATATCAGACCCTAGAATGTCGCGatgactgaccaatcagaattccAGTATTTCAAGGAGAGCTGTGTAATAATCATTTGCATTGCATAGCTTAGcattattttgtccattatatTGGAATTATActttatcatatatatatatatatttttttttcttttttttttatgttacacAGGGAATCTTGCTCTTGGAGCCACAGCTGTCCAGTCTTCCATATATGAAACAGCAGCTGCTCAAAAAGCTGTCGATGGCAACAGGAATTCAATTTATAGTCTTGGATCATGCAGTCATACTAATGCGGACAAGGACCCCTGGTGGAGAGTTGACTTGTTGGAAGTCTACGAGGTAACCAGGGTTAGCATCACTAATCTTGGAGTTTGTTGTGCAGAGAGAATTAATGGTGCTCAGATACGTATCGGCAACAGCCTGGAAAATAATGGCAACAATAATCAACTGTAAGTATCGTCTCTCTTAATACTTAACACAAATGGTTAGAAAATGAGTATATACGCTATAATTACATTGAATAATATTAGCTTGCCTTTTACAGAAgtatatttacagtttttctcaattgctaACACAATTAATGAAACAATTTACCATTTTCCCACAACTATAAACAATCTCGTAACTACACACCAACTTGTACAAACATCAAACTTCCACGTCAAAATCAAATATTTCAGTCAAAAACGTATTCACTTCTGTCAAAAtctcagatgacacacaaaaccTGCAAATACACAGATTACTTTCCTGTCCAGTGAACAATACAATATACAACATAAATGAAAGAGTGCAGATAGAGTAAAATGCAacaataaacttgttaaattatttcATTTCACTACCGTAAAGTGATCTTAAAAAAACCGAagaactaaatataaaatgtgtatCCAGCacaatacagtatactgtcaTTTACAGTATtacataaataaagaaatacattCGCCATCCTCTGCACCTTCAGCCAAATTTCATTGCAGTATACAATACTATAGCAGTTTCTTGGTCTTCTGACAAAAGACTTTCTCTACCTTCCTTAGGCAGTCATCTTTTAGTTCTTCAAAAATACAgcacatgaaaaataaaattttgacgATCACAAATTTGAGGGTGTACATGTACTACAGTTTACTGGACACAGAATAGTGAATTTTCTCTCATATAAAGTACTGTGTACTATAATTATACTGTATACGTAAAAAAGTAGTATAAAACCCTGTCAATGATTCTAGGATACAATTTCTAAAGCACAATCACCTGTTTATGTTATCCCAATATCCCGAGATTCTGATTGGTGTGTCTGCATTTTTGTTACTGAATGTTTACTGATGGATAAATGTCTGCTATTTGAGTTTACATAGTGACACGAGTTAATCATTTTATGTGTTTTCTAAATGAGAAGATGGTTAAACCACTGTAAAATAAGGGCATTTTTGTGTAGAGCTTTGCATAAATCATTAAGAAAATTGGCATGTGTGTGAAAACAAGTGAAACGTGTTTAtagttttgagaaatgtctttgttttgagaaTTGAATAAATGGTTTGGGAAATTGTTTCAAATGAATCAGTTATatagtgtgttagcaatcgaGGAAAAACTGTAGTGTGCTTCATGTCGTTTTGATACGCATCTCTCTATTTCTCTGTTACTGTGTTTCTTCACAGGGCTGAAACTGTTGTTTCCATCCCACTTGGAGAGACTAAAACATTCAAGTTTAAGCCTATTAAGGGACGATATGTCAACATTTTTATACCTGGACGCAATGAATATCTCGTACTGTGTGAGGTTGAGGTGTTTGCAGGTGAGTGATAAAAGGAGAGAGGCATGGTGTGTAGACATTTGTGctatatgtaatatttatactatgtgtatttatactataattgttataattatttttctttttctgattTCATTGCCAGATTAAGTGGAACGAGATGATGTTACACCACAGTCCACTGATCCTATAAGCAAAATACCAAACTACTGTTTTCTGAGCAATACTAATATTGcacttttttcattgtttttattttacctgtGCAACTTTTATCATTAAGATAAAAGATAAGTTTCAGTTCACATTCAGTAAAGGATTGAAATGGTTTTTAAAATTGTGTATTTCATCTTTGTTTATCTTTTCTTTctacatgaataaattactacAGCATTGCACATTGTATTTCATGTTTCTGGATCAAAAAAGGGTTGAGGAGCTGGAAACAATGTAaagattacattttcaaaaaaagagaaagaacaaaaaacatggATAGAACGAGGATGTCAAATCTTCTGTCCCAGAATTAACAACACAACCACCAATTCAACcaatattaactttaaattttTCTGTTATAACGagtaaaaaaaatgcacaaaagtTATAATAACCATaacaaaaatatcaatataaaaaataataattttgaaaatatgGGTGATAGCTTCAGGGAAGACCCTggccaaaataataaacaaaacaaaatgaactaATCCAGAAATCTCTCTAAATTACCTGGAGAAATATAatccagaaaaataatttacataacACGTCCTTCTCTCCGCGTTTAACCATAAACTGGAGAAAAGCAGGATTACAAACAAAAATTGCACCATACATTCCCCAAACAGGAAAGAAAtaaagataaagaaaaaaaaaacaaacaaaaaaaaaaaaagctatttacAACATAAGTAAAATATCAAAGAGAGTCAAAACATGTTCAACACATTTAATTCTCTTTctgttaaaacaaaaaaaaagtgcatcacaACAAAGCCATAAGCTCACCTAGTAAGAAACAACTCAATATAAATCAACTCATGACAGgaagtttttttctctctgaccATCTTCGGTCAATGCTCAGTCATCTCAGTGCATCTTCTCACACGAATAGCAGCAGACTGCCTATAGTTCACTGCTCGTTCATCTCAAATGAGATCAGACTCAGCTGCTCTTTGTGGTCCTGCCGCATTTACAGTCATTCCAATGCTCTGATTAATAACTGCTTCATCAAAGCACTGAATTACCATCAGTTTGAGCAACAGGAAGTAACATCAAAGCCATGCTGATGTAAGGGTTCACAGGTCAATTTAGCTCAAAGAATTTTAGGAGTCACTTATTTCATGACAGAGCAACTGAAttgtccagcgttcatttgtcATTCAGTTTAAGTCATTCGATTCATAAGCACATAACACAAGACTTcgctttaaaaatataaatgagacTTTGATTATTCTAACACATAAACTAAAATctagcaaacacacacacacatttacaccaGTTGCAGAAAGACAGGAAGTAAGGAAAGAATGAGTTTTAAGAGAATGAAATGATGACTGAACAAACCATCAATCAATAATTTAACCCTTCTATTGCTTCTTATGCAGGGTTATTAGACTTTATATCAATGCACCAGTTCAGCTATAGAATCTGGAGGTACACTTGTGTTCGATGTTTGTGTCTTTAAAATGGGAATTCCCTTTGCTGGTGTCTTTGGCTTGGAGAAGGGTGTTTCCCAGGTTCTTTTGATTTGCTGCAGGTCTCTAACTTAGTTTCCATTCTTTTCCATTGAGTCTCATGTTCTaagtaaaagaaagaaaagtgaGACGAGAGTAGTTGGATGTCTTGAATGGGGCTGCATGCACAAAGGTGGTCTTACCTAATTCAGATCTAGCGAAAGGAACAAAGAGTATAACAGTTTTGAGAATGTAGAAAATATTTCTCTACAGTTTTCTGTTGAATAAGACAGCAAAGATATGAAGGCAACATCCCCAAGATGTTGCATTGTTGCAATGCATTGTTCTCCTGCTAGACAAAGAGGGCCAACCAACTCTGTTATACAAGGCGCAATGATGAGTTGAAGATTTACAATTTCATATAAATCTTAGAGCACCATGATAAACAGCATCTAAAGTACATTATTGACTTGTGGTTGCTGCTTGGCCAAAGTTCTTGTAGATTCTGCATCTTATTGGTGTTGTGTTGTGTAGTATGAATGCTAAGACAAGACAACGACAGATGACAAGAAAACTTGTTGTGTAGTGTGAGCACCAGGTAGTCTCATAGTTCTGTAGTGTGAGCTTGCCCTAACAGTCTTTTATAAGTGAACCCACATAAAGAATGTGACATGGGTAACACTGCCCTCTAGCGGGATGTTGCTGTAATAGCTCCAATAAAGACAGATAATTATTTCAACAGCCTATATGCACATGCATATACTACATAGCAAAAGTGTGTTGCACTGATACTACATCTTAAGCTacttaaaggcagggtaggcaatttgtttataaatattttttatttttttgctggtTTTACTGAAGTCACtgcatttggaaacaaagaaaaaattCTCAAGGTGAATGCATATACCTTGAGGCTAGGggtctaaaaacaaaaaatcaagtCAGATGTGATTCTGGAGTTGGACCTGGGTTTCAGTAGCCATGAAAAAGCATTCAATTATCTAAATCAACTAAATCAATTatctaaaaaaaattcaaaaattaGATGTTGtttccagtcaagacttagagaaacttgttcatgctttcatcaccagcagggtgaattattgtaatgggctcctcactggccTTCCCAataagaccataagacagctgcagttCATGCAGAGcactgctgccaggattctgagcagaaccagaaaatATAAACGTATCACACCAGTCTGTAGGTctttgcactggcttccagctGCATTTAgacaaccaaaaataaatataaaaaaagaataattaaaacagttataaacagattttatttgtttttggtaggaagattttattattttgttaggTGTGTCTGGGTGTGAGAGGTTAAGAGAAGGAGAGCGATAAGGGTTTGCACTCAGAGCATTCTGCATCAGTGCGTTCACTACAGAACACTACAGAACTATGAGACTTCATTAATCAGCATGGTGCTCACACTACACAAGTTAGAGCACTCATACAACACAACACAGATAAGGTGCACAAACTACACACACTGGTGGCTACTTTTCTTGCACGTCAagcgaacatgcttgagcttctgtttaccacaactgatgtgtgagtggATGAATGtttctatgtgaataaaagcctaaattaaatctgttcatgtgacacaatcatttttttttttttttccggaaaatttggactaaactgctcaatttaTATAGATTATgatgtctttatgaactttttgaagcatcaaattagtagttgcgtagctgtcaatggaaggacagaaatcTCTAAGATTTCATACACAAATTTTCATCTCACATGTCCTGAAGATTAACGAAATTCGTACGGGTTtgcaatgacatgagggtgagtataattaatgacagaattaattttttttgtgaactaaccctgtaaggacctatcagcctgtggCATCTAAAGTTTTATAACAGAACTTTGTTGTGGCAAGCAGGGCAGGGCCAAGAGCTGTGGGAGTGGAGCAAGGCCAGTGGCGTGATTGCTAATGAATGCCACCTGTGTGCCACACCAGTCTCGTCTTACACTTCTTACACGtcatcactcctccttttatcctTCCATGACACTCGATGCCAGTGTTGCCACATTTGTACTTTTCTCTTATCAGAATAAAGACTTAacaaagggggggggggggactcTTTTGTAATAGTTCTATTAACCAGATATGAGATAAGACTTATTTTGTTGGGAGGGTCTTAATTCAACAATAAATAGAGCATCATTTCTGAGCTCAATATTATTCAACTAGACCCTCTTCACAGACTGCTGGTATGTATTAACATTCATATCTATGTTTACAGCAATAGCACATTTTTTGGTTTGAACTGTTCTGTCAGGGCAGCATATGAATattggaaaaataataaatatagcaaTATTATTCGAAATATTTATTACATCAAaacttattattttgtttaaagtcaGATAACTGCTGAATTATGAAGGTGTTCTGTGAGGTTGATGCATTGATGAATTCCAGGTGAGTTGAATGTTTATGCACTCTCTATACCATTATGATTATAACTGTAACCATCATTATAATGGGAAAAAGTCA from Chanodichthys erythropterus isolate Z2021 chromosome 15, ASM2448905v1, whole genome shotgun sequence harbors:
- the LOC137001987 gene encoding uncharacterized protein, whose product is MAIQVILFLTLTGLCVADSKGNLALNAKAMQSSLGHALGDAQHAVDGNRDSDYFKSSCTHTKTEFNPWWRVDLGNIYSVSNVTITNRGDCCKERLRGAQIRVGNSLDNNGNDNELVATLLTVLDGTQTFSFEPVNGRYVNIYLPGNDEVLTLCEVEVSAVKDTPSYVCNPRNLALGATAVQSSIYETAAAQKAVDGNRNSIYSLGSCSHTNADKDPWWRVDLLEVYEVTRVSITNLGVCCAERINGAQIRIGNSLENNGNNNQLAETVVSIPLGETKTFKFKPIKGRYVNIFIPGRNEYLVLCEVEVFAD